A region of Streptomyces sp. WMMC500 DNA encodes the following proteins:
- the secA gene encoding preprotein translocase subunit SecA, translated as MSVFGKIMRAGEGKILRKLNRIADQVNSIEEDFKELSDAELRALTEEYKQRYADGESLDDILPEAFATVREAARRILGERHYDVQIMGGAALHEGYVAEMKTGEGKTLVGTLPAYLNAIAGKGVHIVTVNDYLAQRDSEWMGRVHRFLGLSVGCILANMPPAQRREQYKCDITYGTNNEFGFDYLRDNMAWSKDELVQRGHNYAIVDEVDSILIDEARTPLIISGPADQATKWYADFAKLVTRLTKGEPGDPRLGKQETGDYDVDEKKRTVAIHEAGVAKVENYLGIDNLYESVNTPLVGYLNNAIKAKELFKKDKDYVVMNGEVMIVDEHTGRILAGRRYNEGMHQAIEAKEGVDIKDENQTLATITLQNFFRLYKRADHDGEEEPGLAGMTGTAMTEAAEFQQIYKLGVVPIPTNRPLARMDQSDLIYRTEEAKFSAVVDDISEKYEKGQPVLVGTTSVEKSEYLSQQLSKRGVPHEVLNAKQHDREAVIVAQAGRRGAITVATNMAGRGTDIKLGGNPEDLAEADLRQQGLDPVEHAEQWAAALPGALQKAEAAVKAEYEEVKELGGLYVLGTERHESRRIDNQLRGRSGRQGDPGESRFYLSLGDDLMRLFKAQLVERVMSMANVPDDVPIENKMVTRAIASAQSQVEQQNFETRKNVLKYDEVMNRQREVIYSERKRVLEGEDLHEQVRHFMDDTIDAYIQAETVEGFAEEWDLDRLWRAFKQLYPVSVTVEELEEAAGDRAGITPEFIEDMVKEDVRAQYEKREEQLGSEIMRELERRVVLSVLDRKWREHLYEMDYLQEGIQLRAMAQKDPLVEFQREGFDMFNAMMDGIKEESVGYLFNLEVQVEQQVEEVPVQDAAPADAAPKDAAPAPAILAKGLDQPQRPDRLHFSAPTAEGGVAEGELATDGAPAGATAGAGDGRTRAERRRAQKGGSKGKRRKK; from the coding sequence GTGTCCGTCTTCGGAAAGATCATGCGCGCAGGCGAAGGAAAGATCCTGCGCAAGCTCAACCGCATTGCGGACCAGGTCAACTCCATCGAAGAGGACTTCAAGGAACTCTCCGATGCCGAGCTGCGCGCACTGACCGAGGAATACAAGCAGCGGTACGCGGACGGCGAGTCCCTCGACGACATCCTGCCCGAGGCGTTCGCCACCGTACGCGAGGCGGCCCGCCGGATCCTCGGCGAGCGGCACTACGACGTCCAGATCATGGGCGGCGCGGCGCTGCACGAGGGCTACGTGGCGGAGATGAAGACCGGCGAGGGCAAGACCCTGGTCGGCACCCTGCCCGCGTACCTCAACGCGATCGCCGGCAAGGGCGTGCACATCGTCACGGTCAACGACTACCTCGCCCAGCGCGACTCCGAGTGGATGGGCCGCGTCCACCGCTTCCTCGGCCTGTCGGTCGGCTGCATCCTCGCCAACATGCCGCCGGCCCAGCGCCGCGAGCAGTACAAGTGCGACATCACCTACGGGACGAACAACGAGTTCGGCTTCGACTACCTGCGCGACAACATGGCGTGGTCGAAGGACGAGCTGGTGCAGCGCGGCCACAACTACGCGATCGTCGACGAGGTCGACTCCATCCTCATCGACGAGGCCCGTACGCCGCTGATCATCTCCGGCCCCGCCGACCAGGCCACCAAGTGGTACGCCGACTTCGCCAAGCTCGTCACCCGGCTGACCAAGGGCGAGCCGGGCGACCCGCGCCTGGGCAAGCAGGAGACCGGCGACTACGACGTGGACGAGAAGAAGCGGACCGTCGCCATCCACGAGGCCGGCGTCGCCAAGGTGGAGAACTACCTGGGCATCGACAACCTCTACGAGTCGGTGAACACCCCCCTGGTCGGTTATCTGAACAACGCGATCAAGGCCAAGGAGCTGTTCAAGAAGGACAAGGACTACGTCGTCATGAACGGCGAAGTCATGATCGTCGACGAGCACACGGGCCGTATCCTCGCCGGCCGCCGCTACAACGAGGGCATGCACCAGGCGATCGAGGCCAAAGAGGGCGTCGACATCAAGGACGAGAACCAGACGCTCGCCACGATCACCCTGCAGAACTTCTTCCGGCTCTACAAGCGTGCGGACCACGACGGCGAGGAGGAGCCGGGCCTCGCCGGCATGACCGGTACGGCCATGACCGAGGCCGCCGAGTTCCAGCAGATCTACAAGCTCGGCGTGGTGCCCATCCCCACGAACCGGCCGCTGGCGCGCATGGACCAGTCCGACCTGATCTACCGCACGGAGGAGGCGAAGTTCTCCGCCGTCGTCGACGACATCTCGGAGAAGTACGAGAAGGGCCAGCCGGTGCTGGTCGGCACGACGTCGGTGGAGAAGTCCGAGTACCTCTCGCAGCAGCTCAGCAAGCGCGGCGTGCCGCACGAGGTGCTCAACGCCAAGCAGCACGACCGCGAGGCCGTGATCGTCGCGCAGGCCGGCCGCCGCGGCGCGATCACCGTCGCCACGAACATGGCCGGCCGCGGCACCGACATCAAGCTCGGCGGCAACCCCGAGGACCTCGCCGAGGCCGACCTGCGCCAGCAGGGCCTGGACCCGGTCGAGCACGCCGAGCAGTGGGCGGCGGCGCTGCCGGGCGCGCTGCAGAAGGCGGAGGCCGCGGTCAAGGCCGAGTACGAGGAGGTCAAGGAGCTCGGCGGGCTGTACGTGCTGGGCACCGAGCGGCACGAGTCGCGGCGCATCGACAACCAGTTGCGCGGTCGCTCCGGCCGCCAGGGCGACCCCGGCGAGTCCCGCTTCTACCTCTCCCTCGGCGACGACCTGATGCGGCTGTTCAAGGCGCAGTTGGTGGAGCGCGTCATGTCGATGGCCAACGTGCCCGACGACGTGCCCATCGAGAACAAGATGGTCACCCGCGCCATCGCCTCCGCCCAGTCGCAGGTCGAGCAGCAGAACTTCGAGACGCGCAAGAACGTCCTGAAGTACGACGAGGTGATGAACCGCCAGCGCGAGGTCATCTACAGCGAGCGCAAGCGGGTACTGGAGGGCGAGGACCTGCACGAGCAGGTGCGCCACTTCATGGACGACACCATCGACGCCTACATCCAGGCCGAGACCGTCGAGGGTTTCGCCGAGGAGTGGGACCTGGACCGGCTGTGGCGGGCCTTCAAGCAGCTCTACCCCGTCTCCGTGACCGTCGAGGAGCTGGAGGAGGCCGCGGGCGACCGCGCGGGCATCACGCCCGAGTTCATCGAGGACATGGTCAAGGAGGACGTCCGCGCGCAGTACGAGAAGCGCGAGGAGCAGCTCGGCTCGGAGATCATGCGGGAGCTGGAGCGCCGGGTCGTGCTGTCGGTGCTGGACCGCAAGTGGCGTGAGCACCTCTACGAGATGGACTACCTCCAGGAGGGCATCCAACTGCGCGCGATGGCGCAGAAGGACCCGCTGGTGGAGTTCCAGCGCGAGGGCTTCGACATGTTCAACGCCATGATGGACGGCATCAAGGAGGAGTCCGTCGGCTACCTGTTCAACCTGGAGGTCCAGGTCGAGCAGCAGGTCGAGGAGGTCCCGGTGCAGGACGCGGCGCCCGCCGACGCGGCGCCGAAGGACGCGGCGCCGGCCCCGGCGATCCTCGCCAAGGGCCTGGACCAGCCGCAGCGCCCCGACCGGCTGCACTTCTCCGCGCCCACCGCGGAGGGCGGCGTCGCGGAAGGCGAGCTGGCCACGGACGGCGCCCCGGCGGGCGCGACCGCCGGCGCGGGCGACGGCCGCACCCGGGCGGAGCGCCGCCGGGCCCAGAAGGGCGGCTCGAAGGGCAAGCGGCGCAAGAAGTGA
- a CDS encoding Rv3235 family protein — translation MTTTDTRPAADRPARRPEDRPERGPERHGPAGDTAPGPPDGTEPGTARGTAAGPPRGPRHERPAPGRPHEPAHEAAYPPPRDDPAHEPADGPAQDPPPRPAPDAAESDSAHRPADNGPARPAARPRRRPRGSTAPPNRRDTRRPARLPARHPSGELRPHEWFAERLVLALSGQRPMHWLLGHTAGPAYDQLVAFADELPLRGGPRPELRACGYCRPAPDVIEAFARVALGDRLRALAFRLELGPDHRWRCAAVEVGPARPHGRA, via the coding sequence GTGACGACCACAGACACCCGGCCGGCCGCCGACCGACCGGCGCGGCGTCCGGAAGACCGACCGGAACGCGGGCCGGAGCGGCACGGGCCGGCCGGCGACACGGCGCCCGGCCCGCCGGACGGGACGGAGCCCGGGACTGCCCGGGGCACCGCGGCCGGGCCGCCGCGCGGACCCCGGCACGAGCGGCCGGCCCCCGGCCGGCCCCACGAACCGGCACACGAGGCGGCGTACCCGCCGCCCCGGGACGACCCCGCGCACGAGCCGGCAGACGGCCCGGCGCAGGACCCGCCGCCCCGGCCGGCACCCGACGCGGCCGAGAGCGACTCCGCACACCGTCCGGCCGACAACGGGCCCGCGCGGCCCGCGGCCCGCCCGCGCCGGCGGCCCCGCGGCAGCACCGCCCCGCCGAACCGGCGCGACACCCGCCGCCCCGCCCGCCTGCCCGCACGGCACCCGTCCGGGGAGCTGCGCCCGCACGAGTGGTTCGCCGAGCGGCTGGTGCTCGCGCTCAGCGGGCAGCGGCCGATGCACTGGCTCCTCGGCCACACCGCCGGCCCCGCGTACGACCAACTGGTCGCGTTCGCCGACGAGCTGCCGCTCCGCGGCGGCCCCCGTCCCGAGCTGCGGGCGTGCGGCTACTGCCGCCCGGCGCCCGACGTCATCGAGGCGTTCGCCCGCGTCGCCCTGGGCGACCGTCTGCGGGCGCTGGCCTTCCGCCTGGAGCTGGGCCCGGACCACCGCTGGCGCTGCGCCGCGGTCGAAGTCGGCCCGGCCCGTCCGCACGGCCGGGCCTGA
- a CDS encoding HAD family hydrolase, with product MRTHLVWDWNGTLFHDIQAVIEATNASFTELGLPPITLERYRELYCVPVPRFYERLMGRLPTPEEWEVMDEAFHRHYWVRAEDAALADGAAELLAQRQAAGQTQSLCSLAPHQQLLPMVQAHGIADHFVRIDGRTGPSDGGKATHMVRHLGALQGIDPSRTVVIGDAVDDATAARHAGVRAVLYTGGSHSRASLEAAGVPVVDSLAEAVAAADELAA from the coding sequence GTGCGTACACATCTCGTCTGGGACTGGAACGGGACCCTCTTTCACGACATCCAGGCGGTGATAGAGGCGACGAACGCCTCCTTCACCGAGCTGGGCCTGCCGCCGATCACGCTGGAGCGCTATCGCGAGCTGTACTGCGTCCCGGTGCCCCGGTTCTACGAGCGGCTGATGGGCCGGCTGCCGACGCCCGAGGAGTGGGAGGTCATGGACGAGGCCTTTCACCGGCACTACTGGGTGCGGGCCGAGGACGCCGCCCTCGCCGACGGCGCGGCGGAACTGCTGGCGCAGCGGCAGGCCGCGGGGCAGACGCAGTCGCTGTGCTCCCTCGCCCCGCACCAGCAACTGCTGCCGATGGTGCAGGCGCACGGCATCGCGGACCACTTCGTCCGGATCGACGGCCGCACCGGCCCGTCCGACGGCGGCAAGGCGACGCACATGGTGCGTCATCTCGGCGCGCTCCAGGGCATAGACCCGTCCCGTACGGTCGTCATCGGGGACGCGGTGGACGACGCCACGGCCGCGCGGCACGCGGGGGTGCGCGCCGTGCTCTACACCGGCGGTTCGCACAGCCGGGCGAGCTTGGAGGCCGCGGGCGTCCCGGTGGTGGACAGCCTGGCGGAGGCGGTCGCGGCGGCGGACGAACTGGCGGCGTAG
- a CDS encoding NAD-glutamate dehydrogenase, whose protein sequence is MQIKLAEAKNELLARAARADGTGEGGLPPETLDAYLQRYYLHTAPEDLLGRDPVDVFGAALAHYRLAQNRPQGTANVRVHTPTVEENGWTSSHSVVEVVTDDMPFLVDSVTNELSRQGRGIHLVIHPQIVVRRDVTGRLLEVLDAGRDPNASPPYARGLEDLPHDAVIESWIHVEIDRESDRQDLKQITTDLMRVLSDAREAVEDWQKMRDSALRIADDLDDEPLPDDMPTQEVEEARELLRWLSADHFTFLGYREYRLTVNSDGEELTAVPGTGLGILRADPSHAAHAKGDGKPQPASESFHRLPADVRAKAREHRMLVLTKANSRATVHRPAYLDYVGVKKFDADGNVVGERRFLGLFSSAAYTESVRRVPVVRRKVAEVLSRAGFTPNSHDGRDLLQILETYPRDELFQIPVAELQSIVISVLYLQERRRLRLFLRQEEYGRYYSALVYLPRDRYTTSVRLRLVDILKEELGGTSVDFTAWNTESVLSRLHFVVRVDPGTGLRELTETDVHRIENRLAEASRSWNDGFTEALVAEFGEERAAELAHRYAGAFPEGYKEDFAPRAAVSDLQHFEKLSSRGGEEKFALSLYEPVGAAPNERRLKVYGSGAPFSLTRVLPVLHNLGVEVTEERPYLLRCGGDLTDAWVSDFGLQFPPSQNGGGLEVGEDARERFQETFAAVWNGEAEDDGLNALVPVAGLTWRQAMVLRAYARYLRQAGSKFSPAYMEDTLRTNVHTTRLLVSLFEARMAPERQHAGRELTDGLLEELTGALDQVASLDEDRILRSFLTAIQATLRTNYFQHDNDGSWHSYLSLKLDPQAIPGLPEPRPEYEIWVYSPRVEGVHLRFGKVARGGLRWSDRREDFRTEILGLVKAQEVKNTVIVPAGAKGGFVGKRLPDPAADRDAWLAEGIACYKTFIYGLLDITDNLVGGEVVHPRNVVRHDEDDTYLVVAADKGTATFSDIANEVAVSYDFWLGDAFASGGSAGYDHKGMGITARGAWESVKRHFRELGVDCQTEDFTAVGIGDMSGDVFGNGMLLSEHTRLIAAFDHRHIMVDPDPDPAVSYAERRRLFELPRSSWEDYDTAKLSEGGAVFSRKAKAIPVNARMRRALGIGDGAAKMTPAELMKAILQAPVDLLWNGGIGTYVKSSVETQADVGDRANDAIRVDGVDVRARIVGEGGNLGLTQLGRIEFARSGGPDNQGGKINTDAIDNSAGVDTSDHEVNIKILLNQLVGDGDMTVKQRNRLLEEMTDEVAALVLRNNYAQNTALANAVAQAPSLLQAHHRYMRKLSKDGALDRELEFLPSEKQMRERLTAGLGLTQPELAVLLGYTKITTADDLVATGLPDDPYLERLLFAYFPQPLRDRFPDQIRAHALRREIVTTVLVNDTVNTGGTTFVHRLKEETGASTEEIVRAHTAARAIFHLGDFWDEVETLDNVIAAGVQTRIRLHSRRLVERATRWLLNNRPQPLQLGETIAFFSERIGQVWAALPKLLRGTDLEWYERNQNELTDNGVPAELAQRVATFSAAFPTLDIVAVADRTGHEPLDVAEVYYDLGDRLYISRLMDRIVELPRADRWQSMARAAIREDLYAAHALLTAAVLSAEPDAEGEAITPELRFKTWEEKNAAILGRARSTLEEIQSSDSFDLANLSVAMRTMRTLLRTNR, encoded by the coding sequence ATGCAGATCAAGCTGGCTGAAGCCAAGAACGAGCTGCTCGCGCGCGCCGCGCGGGCGGACGGGACGGGTGAGGGGGGATTGCCTCCCGAGACCCTCGACGCGTACCTCCAGCGCTACTACCTGCACACCGCGCCGGAAGACCTGCTCGGCCGCGACCCGGTCGACGTCTTCGGCGCCGCGCTCGCCCACTACCGCCTGGCCCAGAACCGTCCGCAGGGCACCGCCAACGTGCGCGTGCACACGCCGACGGTCGAGGAGAACGGCTGGACGTCCAGTCACAGCGTTGTTGAGGTAGTAACGGATGATATGCCCTTTTTGGTGGATTCTGTCACCAATGAGCTGTCCCGGCAGGGGCGCGGCATCCATCTGGTGATCCACCCGCAGATCGTCGTCCGCCGGGACGTCACCGGGCGGCTGCTGGAGGTCCTGGACGCCGGCCGCGACCCGAACGCGTCGCCGCCGTACGCCCGCGGCCTCGAAGACCTGCCGCACGACGCCGTCATCGAGTCCTGGATCCACGTCGAGATCGACCGCGAGTCCGACCGGCAGGACCTCAAGCAGATCACCACCGACCTGATGCGGGTCCTGTCCGACGCCCGCGAGGCCGTCGAGGACTGGCAGAAGATGCGCGACTCCGCCCTGCGCATCGCCGACGATCTCGACGACGAGCCGCTGCCCGACGACATGCCCACGCAGGAGGTGGAGGAGGCCCGGGAGCTGCTGCGCTGGCTCTCCGCCGACCACTTCACCTTCCTGGGCTACCGCGAGTACCGCCTGACGGTCAACAGCGACGGCGAGGAGCTGACCGCCGTCCCCGGCACCGGCCTCGGCATCCTGCGCGCCGACCCGTCGCACGCCGCCCACGCCAAGGGCGACGGCAAGCCGCAGCCCGCCTCCGAGTCCTTCCACCGGCTGCCCGCCGACGTCCGCGCCAAGGCCCGCGAGCACCGCATGCTGGTGCTCACCAAGGCCAACAGCCGCGCCACCGTGCACCGCCCGGCCTACCTCGACTACGTCGGCGTCAAGAAGTTCGACGCCGACGGCAACGTCGTCGGCGAGCGGCGCTTCCTCGGCCTGTTCTCCTCCGCCGCGTACACCGAGTCCGTACGCCGCGTGCCCGTCGTCCGCCGCAAGGTCGCCGAGGTCCTCAGCCGCGCCGGCTTCACGCCCAACAGCCACGACGGCCGCGACCTGCTGCAGATCCTGGAGACCTATCCCCGCGACGAGCTGTTCCAGATCCCCGTCGCGGAGCTGCAGTCCATCGTCATCAGCGTGCTCTACCTGCAGGAGCGCCGCCGGCTGCGGCTCTTCCTCCGCCAGGAGGAGTACGGGCGCTACTATTCGGCGCTCGTCTACCTGCCGCGCGACCGCTACACCACCAGCGTGCGGCTGCGGCTGGTCGACATCCTCAAGGAGGAGCTGGGCGGCACCTCCGTCGACTTCACCGCCTGGAACACCGAGTCGGTCCTGTCCCGGCTGCACTTCGTCGTCCGCGTCGACCCCGGCACCGGGCTGCGCGAGCTGACCGAGACCGACGTCCACCGCATCGAGAACCGCCTCGCCGAGGCCTCCCGCTCCTGGAACGACGGCTTCACCGAGGCGCTGGTCGCCGAGTTCGGCGAGGAGCGCGCCGCCGAGCTGGCCCACCGCTACGCCGGCGCCTTCCCCGAGGGCTACAAGGAGGACTTCGCGCCCCGCGCCGCCGTCTCCGACCTGCAGCACTTCGAGAAGCTCAGCTCCCGCGGCGGCGAGGAGAAGTTCGCCCTCAGCCTGTACGAGCCGGTGGGCGCCGCGCCCAACGAGCGCCGGCTGAAGGTCTACGGGTCGGGCGCGCCGTTCTCCCTGACCCGCGTGCTGCCCGTGCTGCACAACCTCGGCGTCGAGGTCACCGAGGAGCGGCCGTACCTGCTGCGCTGCGGCGGCGACCTCACCGACGCCTGGGTGTCGGACTTCGGGCTGCAGTTCCCGCCCTCGCAGAACGGCGGCGGCCTGGAGGTCGGCGAGGACGCGCGCGAGCGCTTCCAGGAGACGTTCGCCGCGGTGTGGAACGGCGAGGCGGAGGACGACGGGCTCAACGCCCTCGTGCCCGTCGCCGGGCTGACGTGGCGGCAGGCCATGGTGCTGCGCGCGTACGCCCGCTATCTGCGCCAGGCCGGCTCGAAGTTCAGCCCGGCGTACATGGAGGACACCCTCCGTACCAACGTGCACACCACCCGGCTGCTCGTGAGCCTCTTCGAGGCGCGCATGGCGCCGGAGCGGCAGCACGCCGGGCGGGAGCTGACGGACGGCCTCCTGGAGGAGCTGACCGGCGCGCTGGACCAGGTGGCCTCCCTCGACGAGGACCGCATCCTGCGCTCGTTCCTCACCGCCATCCAGGCCACCCTGCGGACGAACTACTTCCAGCACGACAACGACGGAAGCTGGCACTCCTACCTGTCGCTGAAGCTCGACCCGCAGGCCATCCCCGGACTGCCCGAGCCTCGCCCGGAGTACGAGATCTGGGTGTACTCGCCCCGCGTCGAGGGCGTGCACCTGCGCTTCGGCAAGGTCGCGCGCGGCGGGCTGCGCTGGTCCGACCGGCGCGAGGACTTCCGCACCGAGATCCTGGGCCTGGTCAAGGCGCAGGAGGTGAAGAACACCGTCATCGTCCCCGCCGGCGCCAAGGGCGGCTTCGTCGGCAAGCGGCTGCCGGACCCGGCGGCGGACCGCGACGCCTGGCTGGCCGAAGGCATCGCCTGCTACAAGACGTTCATCTACGGCCTGCTCGACATCACCGACAACCTGGTCGGCGGCGAGGTCGTGCACCCCAGGAACGTCGTACGGCACGACGAGGACGACACGTACCTGGTCGTCGCCGCCGACAAGGGCACCGCGACCTTCTCCGACATCGCCAACGAGGTCGCCGTCTCGTACGACTTCTGGCTGGGCGACGCCTTCGCCTCCGGCGGCTCCGCCGGATACGACCACAAGGGCATGGGCATCACCGCCCGCGGCGCCTGGGAATCGGTCAAGCGGCACTTCCGCGAGCTGGGCGTGGACTGCCAGACGGAGGACTTCACCGCCGTCGGCATCGGCGACATGTCGGGTGACGTCTTCGGCAACGGGATGCTGCTCAGCGAGCACACCCGGCTGATCGCCGCGTTCGACCACCGGCACATCATGGTCGACCCCGACCCGGACCCGGCCGTCTCCTACGCCGAGCGCCGCCGCCTCTTCGAGCTGCCGCGCTCCTCCTGGGAGGACTACGACACCGCGAAGCTCTCCGAGGGCGGCGCGGTGTTCTCCCGCAAGGCCAAGGCGATCCCGGTGAACGCCCGGATGCGCCGGGCGCTCGGCATCGGCGACGGCGCCGCGAAGATGACGCCGGCCGAGCTGATGAAGGCCATCCTCCAGGCGCCGGTCGACCTGCTGTGGAACGGCGGCATCGGTACGTACGTGAAGTCCTCGGTGGAGACGCAGGCCGACGTCGGCGACCGGGCGAACGACGCGATCCGGGTGGACGGCGTCGACGTACGGGCGCGGATCGTCGGCGAGGGCGGCAACCTGGGGCTGACGCAGTTGGGCCGCATCGAGTTCGCCCGCAGCGGCGGGCCGGACAACCAGGGCGGCAAGATCAACACCGACGCGATCGACAACAGCGCCGGTGTGGACACGTCCGACCACGAAGTGAACATCAAGATCCTGCTCAACCAGTTGGTCGGCGACGGCGACATGACCGTCAAGCAGCGCAACCGGCTGCTGGAGGAGATGACCGACGAGGTCGCCGCGCTGGTGCTGCGCAACAACTACGCGCAGAACACCGCCCTGGCCAACGCCGTCGCGCAGGCCCCCAGCCTGCTCCAGGCCCACCACCGCTACATGCGCAAGCTCAGCAAGGACGGCGCGCTCGACCGCGAGCTGGAGTTCCTGCCCAGCGAGAAGCAGATGCGCGAGCGCCTCACCGCGGGCCTCGGCCTCACCCAGCCCGAGCTGGCGGTGCTGCTGGGCTACACGAAGATCACCACCGCGGACGACCTGGTCGCCACCGGGCTGCCCGACGACCCGTACCTGGAGCGGCTGCTGTTCGCGTACTTCCCGCAGCCGCTGCGCGACCGCTTCCCCGACCAGATCCGCGCGCACGCGCTGCGCCGCGAGATCGTCACGACGGTGCTGGTCAACGACACCGTCAACACCGGCGGTACGACGTTCGTGCACCGGCTGAAGGAGGAGACCGGCGCCTCGACGGAGGAGATCGTACGGGCGCACACCGCGGCCCGCGCCATCTTCCACCTCGGCGACTTCTGGGACGAGGTGGAAACCCTCGACAACGTCATCGCCGCCGGCGTCCAGACCCGCATCCGGCTGCACTCGCGGCGGCTGGTCGAGCGCGCCACCCGCTGGCTGCTCAACAACCGGCCGCAGCCGCTGCAACTGGGCGAGACCATCGCCTTCTTCAGCGAGCGCATCGGGCAGGTCTGGGCGGCGCTGCCGAAGCTGCTGCGCGGCACGGACCTGGAGTGGTACGAGCGCAACCAGAACGAGCTGACCGACAACGGCGTCCCGGCCGAGCTGGCGCAGCGGGTCGCCACGTTCTCGGCGGCGTTCCCGACGCTGGACATCGTCGCCGTCGCCGACCGCACGGGCCACGAGCCGCTGGACGTCGCGGAGGTGTACTACGACCTCGGCGACCGGCTGTACATCAGCAGGCTGATGGACCGCATCGTGGAGCTGCCGCGGGCCGACCGGTGGCAGTCCATGGCCCGCGCGGCCATCCGCGAGGACCTGTACGCGGCGCACGCGCTGCTCACCGCGGCCGTGCTGTCGGCGGAGCCGGACGCGGAGGGCGAGGCGATCACGCCGGAGCTGCGGTTCAAGACGTGGGAGGAGAAGAACGCCGCCATCCTGGGGCGGGCGCGCAGCACGCTGGAGGAGATCCAGAGTTCGGACTCGTTCGACCTGGCGAACCTGTCGGTCGCGATGCGGACGATGCGCACGTTGCTGCGGACCAACCGGTAG
- a CDS encoding stealth conserved region 3 domain-containing protein: MGQTATDQRPPRVGPGTASVVAAYRRALPRAVRRHLAVLTAPHHADRLRAALRARREQAATEAPGRVVVTVDGRPRIAHLQRALSPVQARRVGVLAVTRALRTAGVPYFAVRGRACGPSVVAVPAAHRRRAGRALARLCRVQPAYVTVVAGPGAGAGAAGEYARLVPGYEPGVWQQLEKADVLRLTWFRTEPGRRVVVGADSGCEVEFWHRDATGDRLRAPRPGRVADSVPAGVTTVRMTDRGSWGCGRLTLRTREEFAHPLPDDVTYAIDAVYTWTDPELRHALRSLATYAPWIRRVHLLTDDGVPPWLDTAHPGLNVVGHREVFADPTALPTVNPRAVESQLHHIDGLAEHFLYFGDRLFLGTETVPEHFFLANGRTRFFVSPEEEPLPHAPHPLRRSVLCEIEREFGDRHTATAAHRLPHRHDLAIPSSLYRHYAAATGRAAAATLRQADVDLAATGADAALRGLLAARDRRVIRVRGSGTPGLLGAFLEAYFPVPSAYELPG, translated from the coding sequence ATGGGGCAGACAGCCACGGACCAGCGACCGCCGCGCGTCGGCCCCGGTACGGCGTCCGTCGTCGCCGCGTACCGCCGTGCGCTCCCCCGCGCCGTCCGCCGCCACCTCGCCGTCCTCACCGCCCCGCACCACGCCGACCGGCTCCGCGCCGCCCTCCGGGCCCGCCGCGAGCAGGCCGCCACCGAGGCCCCCGGCCGCGTCGTCGTCACCGTCGACGGCCGGCCGCGCATCGCGCACCTGCAGCGGGCGCTCTCCCCGGTGCAGGCCCGCCGCGTCGGCGTGCTCGCGGTCACCCGGGCGCTGCGGACCGCGGGCGTCCCGTACTTCGCGGTGCGGGGCCGCGCGTGCGGCCCCTCGGTCGTCGCCGTGCCCGCGGCCCACCGCCGCCGGGCGGGCCGGGCGCTGGCGCGGCTGTGCCGGGTGCAGCCGGCGTACGTGACGGTGGTGGCGGGTCCGGGTGCGGGTGCGGGTGCCGCCGGTGAGTACGCGCGGCTCGTGCCCGGCTACGAACCGGGCGTCTGGCAGCAGTTGGAGAAGGCCGACGTGCTGCGCCTCACCTGGTTCCGCACCGAGCCGGGCCGCCGGGTGGTCGTCGGCGCCGACTCCGGCTGCGAGGTCGAGTTCTGGCACCGGGACGCCACCGGCGACCGGCTCCGTGCGCCGCGCCCCGGCCGCGTCGCCGACAGCGTTCCGGCCGGCGTCACCACGGTGAGGATGACCGACCGCGGTTCCTGGGGCTGCGGCCGGCTCACGCTGCGTACCCGCGAGGAGTTCGCGCACCCGCTGCCCGACGACGTCACGTACGCGATCGACGCCGTCTACACCTGGACCGACCCCGAACTGCGCCACGCGCTGCGCTCCCTCGCCACCTACGCGCCCTGGATCCGCCGCGTCCACCTCCTCACCGACGACGGCGTACCGCCGTGGCTGGACACCGCCCACCCGGGGCTGAACGTCGTCGGGCACCGCGAGGTCTTCGCCGACCCGACTGCGCTGCCGACGGTCAACCCGCGCGCCGTCGAGAGCCAACTGCACCACATCGACGGGCTGGCCGAGCACTTCCTGTACTTCGGCGACCGCCTCTTCCTCGGCACCGAGACCGTCCCCGAGCACTTCTTCCTGGCCAACGGCCGTACCCGGTTCTTCGTCTCGCCCGAAGAGGAGCCGCTGCCGCACGCTCCGCACCCGCTGCGGCGCAGCGTGCTGTGCGAGATCGAGCGCGAGTTCGGCGACCGGCACACGGCCACCGCCGCCCACCGCCTCCCGCACCGCCACGACCTGGCGATCCCGTCGTCGCTCTACCGGCACTACGCCGCCGCCACGGGCCGCGCCGCCGCGGCGACGCTGCGCCAGGCGGACGTGGACCTGGCCGCGACCGGCGCGGACGCCGCGCTGCGCGGGCTGCTGGCGGCGCGGGACCGGAGGGTGATCCGGGTCCGGGGCTCGGGGACGCCGGGGCTGCTGGGGGCGTTCCTGGAGGCGTACTTCCCCGTGCCGAGCGCGTACGAGCTGCCGGGATGA